A window of the Sphaerobacter thermophilus DSM 20745 genome harbors these coding sequences:
- a CDS encoding heparin lyase I family protein, whose protein sequence is MDIRRLLSIVMIVLVAVAAGVIGVLVADQVRGPTVPEPTPVPTEAPTSTPLPGPSAVPPPQLVWAADLESGDLSSWEADGCGGEFNTGNGEARVTDAVAHSGRYSVELSVATDNGTDNATRLMRWCEPSEHDAAYFSAWYYFPQHVDVSAGWWNIFQFKSRNETANDPWWILNVGNREDGTMYVYLRDWIHEVSYDQYVKDLPVGQWVHFEVFLRRAQDPTGEIMVWQDGTLLFHITNVQTNYDSGRVSWGVNSYSSGLNPSPTVIYIDDVVMSTTPVGHGTSAGS, encoded by the coding sequence ATGGACATCAGGAGGCTACTCTCGATCGTCATGATCGTGCTCGTCGCGGTCGCTGCTGGCGTGATCGGCGTGCTCGTTGCTGATCAGGTACGCGGACCGACCGTGCCCGAGCCCACCCCGGTGCCTACGGAAGCACCCACCAGTACGCCGCTCCCTGGACCCAGTGCCGTCCCGCCACCGCAACTCGTCTGGGCGGCAGATCTCGAGTCCGGTGACCTCTCATCCTGGGAGGCGGATGGCTGCGGTGGGGAGTTCAACACCGGCAATGGGGAGGCTCGGGTGACCGATGCCGTGGCGCATAGCGGCCGCTATTCGGTCGAGTTGTCGGTCGCCACCGACAACGGCACCGACAATGCAACGCGACTGATGCGCTGGTGCGAGCCGTCAGAGCACGACGCGGCCTATTTCAGCGCCTGGTACTACTTCCCGCAGCATGTCGATGTCTCGGCAGGTTGGTGGAACATCTTCCAGTTCAAGTCCCGAAATGAAACCGCGAACGACCCGTGGTGGATCCTCAACGTCGGGAACCGCGAAGACGGCACGATGTACGTCTACCTCCGCGACTGGATCCACGAGGTGTCGTATGACCAGTACGTCAAGGACCTGCCCGTGGGGCAGTGGGTTCACTTCGAGGTCTTCTTGCGACGGGCGCAGGATCCGACCGGGGAGATCATGGTCTGGCAAGACGGCACCCTCTTGTTCCACATCACGAACGTCCAGACGAACTATGACAGTGGGCGGGTCTCGTGGGGTGTCAACAGCTACTCCAGCGGCCTCAATCCGAGCCCGACGGTCATCTACATCGACGATGTCGTCATGAGCACCACACCGGTCGGCCATGGGACGTCCGCTGGCAGTTGA
- a CDS encoding UDP-glucose dehydrogenase family protein, with product MKISVFGLGYVGCVSAACLANDGHQVVGVDVNPQKVETVGAGRSPIVEPGLDELVAEGVRAGRLVTTTSARDAVAASDVSLICVGTPSNGNGSLNLKYVENVCREIGDALRDKHGYHVVVMRSTVLPGTCALRLIPLIEEYSGRDVGDGFGVAMNPEFLREGSAIKDYYHPSQIVIGEVDERSGDITEALYAGIDAQRVRTTIETAEMVKYASNAFHATKVAFANEIGRVCKAHGVDGREVMDILCQDRQLNISPAYLKPGFAFGGSCLPKDLRALLYRAKEHDIDLPLLRGALQSNQEQIQKGIEMVERTGRKRVGVVGLTFKAGTDDVRESPVVPFVETLSGRGYLVRVYDEIVDLTRLVGANRSYLEQELPHIASMLRPSLEEMVEEVDVVVVASTGPAAQRTPALLRDDQILIDLAGGVRGAQLAVSRYEGIAW from the coding sequence ATGAAGATCAGTGTGTTCGGCCTTGGCTACGTCGGCTGTGTCTCCGCCGCGTGCCTGGCGAACGACGGACACCAGGTTGTCGGGGTCGACGTCAATCCTCAGAAGGTCGAGACGGTCGGAGCGGGCCGATCCCCAATCGTCGAGCCCGGCCTGGATGAGCTGGTCGCGGAGGGCGTTCGCGCCGGGAGACTCGTGACGACCACGAGCGCTCGCGATGCGGTGGCCGCGAGCGACGTCAGCTTGATCTGCGTCGGCACGCCCAGCAATGGCAACGGAAGCCTGAACCTGAAGTACGTCGAAAACGTGTGCCGGGAGATCGGCGACGCGCTCCGCGATAAGCACGGATACCACGTCGTGGTGATGCGCAGCACCGTGCTGCCGGGGACCTGCGCCCTGCGTTTGATCCCCCTGATTGAGGAGTATTCGGGCAGGGATGTAGGCGATGGCTTCGGCGTCGCGATGAACCCCGAGTTCCTGCGCGAGGGGAGCGCCATCAAGGACTACTACCATCCCAGCCAGATCGTCATCGGCGAGGTGGACGAGCGGAGCGGCGACATTACCGAGGCCCTCTACGCAGGGATCGACGCCCAGCGCGTGCGTACCACCATCGAAACGGCCGAGATGGTCAAGTACGCCAGCAACGCCTTCCACGCCACGAAGGTGGCATTCGCTAACGAGATCGGGCGCGTATGTAAGGCACACGGCGTGGACGGACGCGAGGTAATGGACATCCTCTGCCAGGACCGGCAGCTCAACATCTCGCCAGCCTACCTCAAGCCCGGGTTCGCGTTCGGGGGCTCGTGCCTGCCGAAGGATCTGCGCGCCCTGCTGTACCGTGCCAAGGAGCACGACATCGACCTCCCGCTCCTGCGAGGGGCGCTCCAGAGCAACCAGGAGCAGATCCAAAAGGGAATCGAGATGGTAGAGCGTACCGGGCGGAAGCGGGTCGGCGTTGTCGGCCTCACCTTCAAGGCTGGCACCGACGACGTGCGCGAGAGCCCGGTCGTGCCGTTCGTGGAGACGCTGTCCGGCCGTGGTTATCTGGTCCGGGTCTACGACGAGATCGTCGATCTCACGCGCCTGGTGGGCGCCAACCGCTCGTACCTCGAGCAGGAGCTGCCGCACATCGCCTCGATGCTACGGCCGTCTTTGGAGGAGATGGTGGAGGAAGTGGATGTCGTGGTCGTCGCCAGCACGGGGCCGGCGGCGCAGCGGACTCCCGCGTTGTTGCGGGACGATCAGATCCTGATCGACCTTGCTGGCGGAGTTCGTGGCGCCCAGCTTGCTGTTAGTCGGTACGAAGGTATCGCCTGGTAG
- a CDS encoding glycosyltransferase family 4 protein, whose protein sequence is MRVTLASYISAEYCIRLASALAQEAEVQLILPSEISEPHLSLVSPNVRFIPFDKPRMRQPFRQLLSLRHLLREIHDFRPDVVHLQQGHLWFNLALPLLRRYPLVLTVHDVRHHPGDRSSQKTPQVIFDYGFRRATRVIAHCERMKQQLVEECGVPGSRIDVIQRVLVGHDEIKDAVSADTKRILFFGRIWAYKGLDYLIRAEPLITARVPDARIVIAGEGEDFTRYRQMMQNPDHFEVHNRYVSHEQRAALFAEASVVVLPYVEASQSGVAPLAYMAGKPVVATDVGCLPALVEDGRTGYLVPPRDEHALADAVVRLLTDAQLRHRMGQAGRRKLETECHPDVIAKQTRAVYDRALADTSTRSPRGKEVRPWITTL, encoded by the coding sequence ATGCGAGTGACCTTGGCTTCCTACATCTCCGCGGAGTACTGCATTCGGCTGGCCAGTGCGTTGGCGCAGGAGGCCGAGGTACAGCTCATCCTACCGAGCGAGATCTCCGAGCCACATCTCTCCCTGGTGAGCCCGAACGTCCGCTTCATCCCCTTCGACAAGCCACGGATGCGGCAGCCGTTCCGGCAGCTCCTCTCGTTGCGCCATCTGCTTCGTGAGATCCATGACTTCCGCCCGGACGTGGTGCACCTGCAGCAGGGGCACCTGTGGTTCAACCTGGCCCTTCCCCTCCTACGGCGCTACCCGCTCGTGCTCACCGTCCACGACGTGCGCCACCACCCGGGGGATCGGTCCTCCCAGAAGACGCCGCAGGTGATTTTCGACTACGGGTTCCGCCGTGCGACCCGCGTCATCGCTCATTGCGAGCGCATGAAGCAGCAGCTCGTGGAGGAGTGCGGCGTGCCCGGTTCGCGCATCGACGTGATCCAGCGGGTGCTTGTAGGTCACGATGAGATCAAGGACGCGGTGTCAGCAGACACGAAGCGCATCCTCTTCTTCGGGCGGATTTGGGCGTACAAGGGGCTGGACTACCTGATCCGCGCTGAGCCTCTGATTACAGCCAGGGTCCCGGACGCACGGATCGTCATCGCCGGCGAGGGTGAGGACTTCACCCGCTACCGGCAGATGATGCAGAACCCAGACCACTTCGAAGTCCACAACCGTTACGTGTCGCACGAGCAACGGGCCGCATTGTTCGCCGAGGCGAGCGTGGTCGTCCTTCCGTACGTGGAGGCCTCCCAGAGCGGTGTCGCGCCGCTCGCCTACATGGCCGGCAAGCCAGTCGTGGCCACCGACGTCGGCTGCCTCCCCGCTCTCGTCGAGGACGGCCGCACCGGCTATCTCGTCCCCCCACGCGACGAGCACGCCCTGGCCGATGCCGTCGTCCGCCTGCTCACCGATGCCCAGCTACGCCACCGAATGGGGCAGGCCGGGCGCCGAAAGCTGGAGACCGAGTGTCACCCGGACGTCATCGCCAAGCAGACGCGCGCCGTCTACGACCGCGCGCTCGCTGATACCTCCACTCGGTCGCCCCGCGGGAAGGAGGTCAGACCGTGGATCACTACGCTGTAG
- a CDS encoding glycosyltransferase family 4 protein has protein sequence MRVAVIASMKRGLEHFVYRELTSLEKRGMSISLYPTKQATGLYNPKPEWDVHRWRPLGVLAAQPRSFVRAPGIYLRLLREAAAMGAIVDFMLAWYFARTMADASVIYATFGDHKLFVGYFCKRIIGLPLVVTIHAYELYQNPNPRLFRRALAACDQIITVTEYNREILAERYGVDPGRVAVVRITVDTERYRPADKFVILIVAYFVEKKGHDVLFEAVRRLGRDDIEVWVVGDVGPGEPVVDARALAARRGVESQVVFFGALGGQALEALYRACDVFCLPSHHDSLGGAEGFPTAIAEAMAFGKPVISTRHVEIPRILDEILVDEKDPEGLALAIDYLYRSPEERARLGAKNRRIAEERFSLRNTDQTAAILSGLAAGAGRDTLTLAASAATAGTGQQYAVPGTREHGE, from the coding sequence ATGCGCGTTGCCGTCATCGCCTCGATGAAGCGAGGACTCGAACACTTCGTCTATCGAGAGCTCACGTCGCTGGAGAAGCGGGGTATGTCGATCAGTCTCTACCCCACGAAGCAAGCGACTGGGCTCTACAACCCGAAGCCCGAGTGGGACGTTCACCGCTGGCGCCCGCTGGGGGTGCTGGCAGCGCAGCCACGCAGCTTTGTGCGCGCGCCGGGGATCTACCTACGCCTGCTGCGCGAAGCGGCCGCCATGGGCGCAATTGTCGACTTCATGCTGGCCTGGTATTTCGCCCGGACCATGGCTGATGCCTCGGTGATCTACGCCACCTTTGGCGATCACAAGCTCTTCGTTGGCTACTTCTGCAAGCGGATCATCGGACTCCCGCTGGTCGTCACGATCCATGCCTACGAGCTGTATCAGAACCCGAACCCTCGATTGTTCCGCCGCGCCCTCGCGGCGTGCGACCAGATCATCACCGTGACCGAGTACAACCGAGAGATCCTCGCGGAACGCTACGGCGTCGACCCCGGGCGGGTCGCCGTCGTGCGCATCACGGTGGATACCGAGCGCTACCGGCCGGCGGACAAGTTCGTCATCCTCATCGTGGCCTATTTCGTGGAGAAGAAGGGACACGATGTCCTCTTCGAAGCCGTGCGCCGGCTGGGCCGCGACGACATCGAGGTCTGGGTGGTGGGCGATGTCGGCCCGGGAGAGCCGGTGGTCGACGCCCGAGCGTTAGCCGCACGACGTGGCGTGGAGTCCCAGGTGGTCTTCTTCGGCGCGCTCGGTGGACAGGCGCTCGAAGCCCTCTACCGGGCTTGCGACGTCTTCTGCCTGCCCAGCCACCACGACAGCCTGGGCGGCGCCGAAGGCTTTCCGACGGCCATCGCCGAGGCCATGGCTTTCGGCAAGCCGGTCATCAGTACCCGGCACGTCGAGATCCCGCGCATCCTCGACGAGATCCTCGTCGATGAAAAAGACCCCGAAGGACTCGCGCTCGCCATCGACTACCTGTACCGCTCGCCGGAGGAGCGGGCACGTCTGGGGGCGAAGAACCGGCGGATCGCCGAGGAGCGCTTCTCGCTCCGCAACACCGACCAGACGGCGGCGATCCTCTCCGGGCTCGCGGCCGGCGCTGGCCGCGACACGCTCACCCTTGCCGCGTCCGCAGCGACAGCCGGCACCGGGCAGCAATACGCCGTCCCGGGAACGCGCGAGCACGGTGAATAG